A single genomic interval of Argopecten irradians isolate NY chromosome 8, Ai_NY, whole genome shotgun sequence harbors:
- the LOC138328792 gene encoding prothoracicostatic peptide-like produces MQLQISITRWICITLIILKTAYSMATSQDTIATSGGKMETAREKRGVLESDSKDALSDFINSLSASQLDHPVESKRGVQNLNSWGKRVLVNLSPWGKRRWARLQSWGKRSFDPSATEDSDKDDIEAGIPSGKDEAFNKIESQSMPSWENSEDDADDELDDVDKRKWTGYASWGKRQDENVSDDLMSKRKWNQLSAWGKRSDDLTSDEVDAIKRKWNRMASWGKRSNWRGFNSWGKRNPWSSLATWGKRSKWSGFNAWGKRDGAENLD; encoded by the coding sequence ATGCAGCTTCAAATTTCGATTACCAGATGGATATGTATCACACTCATCATTCTAAAGACCGCCTACTCCATGGCAACATCACAGGACACCATCGCCACATCCGGTGGCAAAATGGAGACCGCTCGTGAGAAGCGGGGTGTGTTAGAAAGTGACTCTAAAGACGCACTATCAGACTTTATCAATTCTCTATCAGCGTCCCAATTAGATCACCCGGTGGAGTCCAAACGAGGAGTGCAAAATTTGAATTCCTGGGGCAAAAGAGTATTAGTTAACCTATCACCGTGGGGCAAGCGGCGTTGGGCACGTCTTCAGTCCTGGGGTAAGCGATCCTTCGATCCATCTGCAACTGAAGACTCGGATAAGGACGACATCGAAGCCGGAATTCCCTCGGGGAAAGATGAAGCATTCAATAAGATTGAATCGCAAAGCATGCCTTCCTGGGAAAACTCTGAGGATGATGCTGATGACGAACTTGATGATGTAGATAAACGAAAATGGACTGGCTACGCATCGTGGGGTAAACGTCAAGATGAAAATGTTTCTGACGATCTAATGTCTAAACGGAAGTGGAACCAACTGAGTGCGTGGGGGAAGCGTTCTGATGATTTGACATCTGATGAAGTAGATGCAATCAAGAGAAAGTGGAATAGGATGGCATCGTGGGGAAAGCGGTCCAACTGGAGAGGCTTCAATTCATGGGGAAAACGGAACCCTTGGTCGAGTTTGGCAACTTGGGGGAAAAGGTCGAAATGGAGTGGCTTTAATGCATGGGGTAAACGCGACGGTGCCGAAAATTTAGATTAG